In one Tachysurus fulvidraco isolate hzauxx_2018 chromosome 16, HZAU_PFXX_2.0, whole genome shotgun sequence genomic region, the following are encoded:
- the faslg gene encoding tumor necrosis factor ligand superfamily member 6 has protein sequence MHKNQRGAYPPVYTVDVSGGFPHHNHAAGTGPPLVPCWTLPPARASAKRRGCGGMGSAGCLLIMVLLTVFAALGLGAYQITKLQTELLSLRQEIQPQSHSSTPQRLVGHETEVDMKPKQAPAAHLTGKTQDSKSKTLKWESRHGRAFTYGILYRDGGLQVNDTGLYFVYSHVEFVSSVCKAKDSLTHVVYIKRGEQRLKLMSDHREGFCQVGSKEMWTDGSNLGSMHQLRQHDWVFVNVSEPTRLTSDFNSNYFGLFKLP, from the exons ATGCACAAGAACCAAAGGGGCGCGTACCCTCCAGTGTACACAGTTGATGTCTCGGGAGGCTTTCCCCACCACAATCATGCAGCAGGCACTGGACCTCCCCTGGTCCCCTGCTGGACATTACCTCCTGCCCGAGCCTCGGCCAAGAGAAGAGGCTGTGGAGGAATGGGATCTGCAGGATGTCTCCTGATTATGGTCCTCCTGACGGTGTTTGCTGCACTGGGACTTGGAGCCTATCAGATCACGAAGTTGCAGACAGAGCTTCTAAGTCTGAGACAG GAAATCCAACCACAGAGTCACAGCAGTACACCACAGAGGCTAGTTG GGCATGAAACTGAAGTTGATATGAAGCCCAAGCAAGCACCTGCTGCACATCTGACGG GAAAAACTCAGGACAGTAAATCCAAGACCCTGAAGTGGGAGTCCAGGCACGGCCGTGCTTTCACATATGGCATTTTGTACCGTGATGGTGGTTTACAGGTGAATGACACAGGCCTCTACTTTGTCTACTCACACGTGGAGTTCGTATCCAGTGTCTGCAAAGCAAAGGACTCCCTGACCCACGTTGTGTACATAAAGAGAGGCGAACAGCGGCTAAAACTCATGAGTGATCATCGAGAAGGCTTCTGCCAAGTCGGTAGCAAAGAAATGTGGACAGATGGAAGTAACCTTGGCTCCATGCATCAGCTCAGGCAGCATGACTGGGTGTTTGTCAACGTATCCGAACCAACTCGGCTCACTTCTGACTTCAACAGCAATTACTTCGGCCTTTTTAAACTCCCATAA
- the si:dkey-86e18.1 gene encoding uncharacterized protein si:dkey-86e18.1, which translates to MARNEEKQLGRLNRLWLQKEREEGRIKDVHSSRPRLATLNSVAAVKKWIPSIKTEIEYYLEQSQLSHYPERKIAEFQQRIERLEKEYKAYLNKLHFLDPSCKHRPWSPRAYTKRRTDSRGDQCTAKRRCDPDPGVQTSYQESCATATVNKQDICDSSQPGPTHCSDLPDQDLPLCFDHARLAIAVAGSRVASSGQQDETNTLANVLHNGLPNLHSSALTQIPGLAEKKQTSFLCTEKNEGKTEHVLGLVGCYSSSSDEET; encoded by the exons ATGGCAAGGAACGAAGAAAAACAGCTTGGGAGATTAAATCGATTATGGctacaaaaagaaagagagg AAGGTCGCATTAAAGATGTGCACAGCTCAAGACCAAGACTT GCGACGTTAAATTCTGTTGCAGCCGTGAAAAAATGGATTCCAAGCATCAAGACTGAGATTGAATATTACCTGGAG CAGTCTCAGTTGTCCCATTACCCAGAGAGGAAGATAGCAGAGTTCCAGCAACGAATTGAGCGACTGGAAAAAGAGTACAAGGCTTACCTTAACAAACTGCACTTTTTAGACCCCAGCTGTAAACACCGGCCTTGGAGTCCCAGGGCATACACTAAGAGAAGAACAGACTCTAGAGGAGATCAGTGCACTG CCAAAAGACGCTGTGACCCCGATCCTGGCGTTCAGACCAGTTATCAAGAAAGTTGTGCAACGGCTACTGTGAATAAGCAGGATATATGTGACTCATCACAACCGGGtcctacacactgctctgaTCTTCCAGACCAGGATCTTCCACTCTGCTTTGACCACGCCAGGCTCGCAATAGCAGTAGCTGGGTCTCGGGTGGCTTCCTCTGGACAGCAGGACGAAACAAACACTCTGGCAAATGTTCTGCATAACGGCCTCCCCAATCTGCACAGCTCGGCTTTAACACAAATTCCAGGACTGGCAGAGAAAAAGCAGACATCTTTTCTAtgcactgaaaaaaatgaaggtAAGACAGAACACGTGTTGGGACTGGTGGGCTGCTACTCGTCTTCCTCGGATGAAGAAACTTAA